A single genomic interval of Helianthus annuus cultivar XRQ/B chromosome 6, HanXRQr2.0-SUNRISE, whole genome shotgun sequence harbors:
- the LOC110865453 gene encoding MOB kinase activator-like 1A, with translation MSLFGLGGRNQKTFRPKKSAPSGSKGAQLKKHIDATLGSGNLREAVRLPPGEDLNEWLAINAVDFFNQVNILYGTLTEFCTPSTCPTMTAGTKYEYRWADGVTIKKPIEVSAPKYVEYLMEWIETQLDNESIFPQKLGAPFPPNFQDVVKTIFKRLFRVYAHIYHSHFQMIMSLKEEAHLNTCFKHFVLFTWEFQLIDQGELAPLYELVESILKL, from the exons ATGAGTCTCTTTGGTCTCGGAGGCAG AAACCAAAAGACGTTTCGGCCAAAAAAGAGCGCCCCATCAGGAAGTAAG GGTGCACAGCTTAAAAAGCACATTGATGCAACTTTGGGTAGTGGAAATTTGAGGGAAGCCGTTCGCCTACCCCCTGGAGAAGATCTTAACGAATGGCTAGCAATTAATG CTGTTGATTTCTTTAATCAAGTGAACATTCTTTATGGCACTCTTACTGAGTTCTGCACACCGTCAACATGCCCAACAATGACAGCCGGAACAAA aTACGAGTACAGGTGGGCTGATGGAGTGACTATCAAGAAACCGATAGAAGTATCGGCTCCTAAATACGTCGAGTATCTGATGGAGTGGATTGAAACTCAACTTGATAACGAATCAATATTTCCTCAAAAACTGG GTGCGCCATTTCCTCCAAATTTCCAGGATGTGGTGAAGACGATATTCAAGAGGCTGTTTCGGGTATATGCTCACATATATCATTCACATTTTCAAATGATTATGAGTTTGAAAGAAGAAGCTCATCTCAATACTTGCTTTAAGCATTTTGTCCTCTTCACATGG GAATTCCAGTTGATTGATCAGGGGGAGCTTGCACCTCTATATGAGCTTGTTGAATCCATCCTCAAGTTGTAG